One window of Oscillibacter hominis genomic DNA carries:
- a CDS encoding plasmid mobilization protein encodes MQKKYEICLRLSQEEKTLLENSARCCGLSKTAYLRRLILGAEVRALPSQEIKALRTEIHHIGNNINQIARSVNAGIAKPDDAKHGLYMLDRVYELMYQVAKK; translated from the coding sequence ATGCAGAAGAAATACGAGATTTGCCTACGGCTGTCCCAAGAGGAAAAAACGCTGCTGGAGAACAGCGCCCGATGTTGCGGCCTTTCCAAAACCGCCTACCTCCGGCGCCTCATTCTGGGGGCGGAGGTTCGCGCGCTCCCTTCTCAGGAGATCAAAGCCCTCCGCACGGAGATCCATCATATCGGCAACAATATCAATCAAATCGCCCGCAGTGTCAATGCTGGAATTGCCAAACCGGACGATGCCAAACACGGGCTGTATATGCTGGATCGTGTCTATGAACTCATGTACCAAGTGGCGAAAAAGTAA
- a CDS encoding DUF6329 domain-containing protein — protein MQNDTPIIKTAPFTVVREIILPESKYRRFQADLLAEAPFIAARTQLTGYSEKFGRFRCLLVTARRRQDGILVDSEGYTYARYAAYVRDKRELELAGVPRDNLDFKAHER, from the coding sequence TTGCAAAACGACACCCCGATCATCAAGACCGCGCCTTTTACGGTGGTGCGGGAGATCATCCTGCCGGAATCCAAATACCGCCGCTTTCAAGCGGACCTGCTGGCCGAGGCCCCTTTCATCGCCGCAAGGACCCAGCTCACCGGGTACAGCGAGAAGTTCGGCCGCTTCCGCTGCCTGCTGGTCACCGCCCGCAGGCGGCAGGACGGCATCCTCGTTGACAGCGAAGGTTACACCTACGCCCGCTATGCGGCGTATGTGCGGGACAAGCGCGAACTGGAACTGGCCGGCGTCCCGCGGGATAACCTGGACTTCAAGGCCCATGAGCGGTGA